Within Candidatus Cloacimonadota bacterium, the genomic segment TCAGCTCCGGACAAAGCCGCATCAAACGCAAAAATAACCGCGATACAGATGGCAATGGAAAACTGGATATTCGCAGCGATGGTGTGGACCTTAACCGTAACTATCCCATTTTTTGGGATCTGGATCCGGAAATAGACCACATGAGTTCTTTCTATAAAGGAGATGCCCCCGCCTCCGAAGAAGAAATAAAGGCAATTATTGCCCTTAGCAGACGAGTATTTTTCGAATTTGCCATTTTCTACCATTCATCCCTAACCGGTGAACTGAGTGAGCGCATATTTCTTCCTGCCATAAGCGATGAAACCGATAAGTATTCTCTACTTCAGAAACAAGCAAAACTGTATGCAAAAAATGTGGAAAGAGATTATCATAGCGGAACATACACCATTCATACCGGAATTTCGTCTCAAGTGGGAAACGCACGCAATTTCTTTTACCACAGTGTAGGAACATCTGCCATGCTAATCGAAGTTGGGGGTGTAGATCAAAAGGGAAAAAGCATTATCCACCCTACTGATAGAATGGTTAAAAGCATAAATAAGCGACACTTGAAAGCTTTTGTTAAATTGCTGGATTACATGAGCAAAATCTCAACTTAAGATCAAACGATTGCTGAGACAGTTGCAAATCCATT encodes:
- a CDS encoding M14 family metallopeptidase, producing the protein MNFWRAAIALCSIMLMASCAFVGTNQYPLSSAYPRFDDILPHLNELAAKYPAVMKHRIIGFSTAENLPIYAAELGKGKRNILIIGQHHADEVLGLAISMYMIEQLSREYFENKSIHALLDEYSIWIVPTLNPEGYRLVSSGQSRIKRKNNRDTDGNGKLDIRSDGVDLNRNYPIFWDLDPEIDHMSSFYKGDAPASEEEIKAIIALSRRVFFEFAIFYHSSLTGELSERIFLPAISDETDKYSLLQKQAKLYAKNVERDYHSGTYTIHTGISSQVGNARNFFYHSVGTSAMLIEVGGVDQKGKSIIHPTDRMVKSINKRHLKAFVKLLDYMSKIST